Below is a window of Carettochelys insculpta isolate YL-2023 chromosome 4, ASM3395843v1, whole genome shotgun sequence DNA.
gctgtcccatgaaagctcacctcataaattattttgctagtctttaaagtgctacttgactgctttttgttttgacggttaaaagagagtttactgtagcctTAAATACACTCTTAGAAGCATGACTAAAACCAAACAAAGGGGCTTTGTTTACTCCTTTGTGAGACAGCATTAGTCAGGATGTCAGCACCACTAAAAATAGCATTTGTTAACCACATGGCTGCAGAACTGTAGGTTTTTCTAGCTCCTACCTAAACAGTGACttgtaaaacaaaaacagcaatagAGAGGGACAGTGTAGGAAACAAAATCGATACAGGCTGGACGTCTGCAGTCTGGACTTCCAACATCTGTCAAATCCGTGCTCCAGCCTGCCCATGGGTGCTTCTGGGCTGGAGTACTCACGGGAAAAAACTGGGCTCCGTGTTTGCcaacccctctcccagcctgctacTGCTTCCAGAAAAAACACTCAAGCTCAGGCAGGGAAGTGAAGGAGCAAGGACAAGGGGGACATTGAGGAAAGCGGCAGGTTGGTCGtagagccctgcagccccagatgGTAGCAGGAGACCAGAACACagccctgtggcagtggggctctatgagcCAGCACAGGCCTCCTCTCCTGGGACCCAAATGTGAGGCTCTGCAGccgccctgcctcttcccacaggCACCTGCCCGCAGTTCCTGCTGCCACCTCAGAGGAGCCCCAGAGCTGGCAGAAACAGAGGGGCCAGCAGTGATTTCCTCTGGTCTGGGACCAGTCAAGTGCCCAGAGCGCCACACCAGGAAGTTACACTCTGGATTTACAATCCAGAGGACATAAAATCCACTGAGAACAAAAGAGTGACCATGCAGGGTCAGACAaatggtccatctaggccagGATCTTGTCTTTGGAtaatggccaatgccaagtgcttcagaaggaatgaacagaagaggttgGGGCGATTGTTGAAGAGGGACACGTGACTGACCCCCCGCAGTCCCCATGACTTCTCTCAACGTCACCCCTCACCTGGGGGAAGGACAGAATAATCCCCCTTTTGCCTCAGGCCCTGttccactccacctcttccctgctTCTGCAACATGAGTGCAAGGGTCCAATGCCTCTGAGCAGCCTGGGGGGCTAGTAggggtctggtgccagcagcaggagttggGCCCCCCAAAACCCCAATGGCAGTGGTGAAGGGAAGCTGAGCAATACAGCCAGGAATTGGGGGTATTGAGTAGGCTAGGGCTGTATCGCTCCGTTTCCGGATGCTGCTGTCAGTGAGCGTGGGGGAACCCAACCCCTGATGCCTGTGCCAAGCCCCTATGAGTCGCACAGgccaccaaggccgtgtctacactagccccaaactttgaaagggccacgcaaatggccattttgaagtttactaatgaagcgctgaaatgcatattcagcacctcattagcatgcgggcggccgcggcgcttcgaaattgacgtggctcgccgccgcgcggctcgtcccaacggggctccttttcgaaaggaccctgcctacttcgaagtccccttattcccacctgctcataggaataaggggacttcgaagtaggtgggtcctttcaaaaaggagccctgtcgggatgagccgcacggcggcgagccgcatcaatttcgaagctccgcggccgcccgcatgctaataaggcactgaatatgcatttcagcgcttcattagtaaacttcaaaatggccatttgcgtggccatttcgaagtttggggctagtatagacatagcccaagagtctCTGGGgccttctccctcctgcccacagcatGAGGAGGCATATGCCCCCTCCTACATATCACCCCTAAGGCCAGGTAATTATCAACTGATCCCTCCTTGTCCCCTTTCCCAGCTTCTCACAAACAGacactagggacaccattcctgcccatcctggctaaaagccattgatggatctactGTCTATGAACTTAACACAATTCTCACAGAGGAAATTTTCCCTTGTTCCCATCCTTCcctaaatgatttcttttttcttggcACACTTAACAGTTCTGGAAACAACTTTCTCTGGAGGTGAAAAAGAGGAGATAGCAAACCTTAAAAGTTTTCGGATCTGTCACAGCAACACAGATCTGACACATGCACTTCCCTAGCCACCATCAAATGGCATATGCTATACACGGCATGATACTGCAAGATTAATTTGTTTTACCGGATGTCAAAAGCTTTCACGTAGGGATTAATACTGGCAACGTGGATGGTGAGGAACTGCACAGGCATGTTTGAATCGGGCGAGAGGTCATGTTGTCTGGAATCTGTCACTGTCAGATGAATGTCCTGCTGCTGGGCGACATGTAAGCTGTATGTTGTCACTTTAATCACCCAGGTGTCTGTAACAATCACCCTTGCGCCTGGTGCTCCAGTAGCAAACTTGTCAATCCTTCTGAACTCTGTATTGATGGAAGAAGCCACCGCCTGCCAACCCGACTGTGGAAGAGCATGAAATGCAAGTGTCCGAGCTAGTGGATGGTTACGCCAGCCGTTCCGTGACCAGTAATACGCAAGGATGCCAGTGACCGTTGGAGCAAGAGCAGCCAGCAAGAAGAATATTTTCCAGCCTTCTGAGGCCTGGTAGAAATAGAAAAGCTGTTTCTCGGGTGCTGCAAAACACATGCCAATGTAATAACCTGCAAAGAAAGATATCTGCTCTCAGAAGATAGTAGAATATACATTCACATGCCACCAACTGATTTTACAGTTCATCTGGCAGgtgtgctccactgtaggtgtcttgttttattttaagttGGTCACTCCAATTCCATCCTGCACTTTCTAGCCAGAGTCATTACAaggtactttatttttttttaaattatagttAGTCAAGGGAAGTCTTTGCAGTTTGCTGGGTAAATAAAACCACATCCCAATATAACCTATACTCAACCATAACCGAGTCACCAGGCGTAAAATTCAAATGGTACGTACAGAAAAcacaggccccagagatggaatTAATCCCATTATTCTCaatttgacaggttttttttaactttagtgGTGCTGATTGTTTCAGTTTCACAATTCACGTGCAGATGTGATTTCTAAGGTGGGAGTTACaagagctgtccctccccacagctcccagggtgtCTCCCCCACCATACAGGCTACAGCCAACTCTCCCTCCCCACCTAGCCGCTGTCCCCCCATAAACTCCCCCCACTCTCCTCTACCCCACCTTACAGGCCCTTGTCTCTTCTCCCTCGCCACCTACACCGTAATGCCCTCGGCCCTTCCCCACTTTCATCTACCCTTCCCCGTCTTACAGCCCCTCGGCTGTTCTCCCCGCCACCTCCCGCAACCctttcccacagctcccccctCCGCTAcacccccctcccagctccctggctggtgctctccccccggcccagcccctcaCCGAGCGGCAGCAGGCCGTGGGCCAGCATCGTGCCGGTGCTCCTCCGAAGGTGGTAGTGGACGAAGGCCACGTCCTCgctgcccagccagccggccAGCAGGTTCTGCACGGTGAGGCCGGCCGAGCGGAACTCGTTGGGGGTGAACACGAAGCAGACGGCGAACACCAGGTAGGCCAGAGTGAAGGTTAAGGCGGGGCTCTCCATggctccccggcccggcccggcccgcgccACTCGCGGTTCCCGGCCCTGCTGGTCCCAGGGACAGGAAGTTGGGCGGACGTGCCCGGCTTCCCCGGCTGCGCAAGgcggtgtccctggcctggcctccgCCCAGCGCGCTGCAAAGCGGGGAGACGCCCAGCGGACCCGGGCGCACGTGCTCGCCCCGCCAGCAGCCCAGACCCCGCCGCCCGGGATGCGGGGGACCGGAGGCAGTCCCGGTTGTCACGTAccactcctgccctgccagccggCGCGATCCCAGCCTTGAACACGAAACCGCCGCAAACAACTCCCGAGCCCAGTTCTTCACagtccccccgccagccccggagcCGGGCTTGGAGCGCCGAAAGCCTCGGTACGAGAGGGGCTCACTGTTTAGGAAGCGCCACGGCATACGCCACGCTAGGGGGCCGCCCCGCCCGGCCCTGGTTACTAGCTGTTGGAAACTCCCCTGCTAACTAAGGGTTGGTGTTTCGGGCCCATGCAAGGACAGAAGCCGCTCAATGTGAGTGCTTTTCACAGAGGTTAACTCTGGCCACTGCGTGTGACTGAGTTGGCTCTCATAAGACGCCACATGAGGCTCTGCTCACAACAGCCATGCTAGGAATGGACAGAACGGGCTCAGTCTCCAATCTGAAGCTGACTCCGGGGTCTTGGGCAAGGTATGCAAAGCAGCACTTCCCAGCTTGGGCATCTCAGCCAAACCCAGAGGTGCTGAGTCTTCCTTCTAGCTGCAGACTTGCAGGTGAGCCTCACGTGGCCCCCAACGTGCTCTACCAGCCACCCCTCCTGTTTCCTGTTCCCATGTCCCTGTTTGGGACAGGCAGACTGGGGAATACACCACATcctctgccaggctctggggccaTTCTGGCTTCCCAGCACTAGGGGACTAGGAACCCACCAGCTGTAttgcctgcctggtgctggggctgccagcttggctgcagggtggaggagagggggctTCATGGATGGTGGGGGTTCAGGCCAGAAGGTGTAGCTTGGGGAGACTGGGGCAGTGCTCAAGTCTCCTCTCTTTTGCTCCAGGATcaggggaggct
It encodes the following:
- the TMEM129 gene encoding E3 ubiquitin-protein ligase TM129, with protein sequence MESPALTFTLAYLVFAVCFVFTPNEFRSAGLTVQNLLAGWLGSEDVAFVHYHLRRSTGTMLAHGLLPLGYYIGMCFAAPEKQLFYFYQASEGWKIFFLLAALAPTVTGILAYYWSRNGWRNHPLARTLAFHALPQSGWQAVASSINTEFRRIDKFATGAPGARVIVTDTWVIKVTTYSLHVAQQQDIHLTVTDSRQHDLSPDSNMPVQFLTIHVASINPYVKAFDIRLNSAEYGELREKLRAPIRNAANVVIHQSLSDLFLETFTSLVEINQTYPVPSNQELEPCIGCMQTNANIKLVKNCQERNEGECQQCYCRPMWCLTCMGKWFASRQDQQHPETWLSSQVPCPTCRAKFCILDVCLIQ